One segment of Niabella beijingensis DNA contains the following:
- a CDS encoding DUF2846 domain-containing protein, which yields MRKFLLKLCLPMALLLSGTVLFTTATAGVIPQVRDTADEILVFDLNKEIPATAKTIGQFKIGDKGFTTDCQYQRVIEKAQEKARKAGGNAIQLTEVKEPDIWSTCYRIKGNILSIEHIDSLRQATAAAVPEPVAGSDTATYATIYFYRPKSFTGAAIGYNINLDDSVVWRAVNNSRYEVRVYKEGKQKVWAKTEAKAIIPLNIQFGKTYYIKCAIAMGVWVGQPSLNLIDPEQGRDEYERVRPRTPK from the coding sequence ATGAGAAAGTTTTTATTAAAGCTGTGCTTACCGATGGCCTTGCTGTTGTCCGGTACCGTATTATTCACAACGGCAACTGCCGGAGTGATCCCGCAGGTCAGGGATACTGCAGACGAAATACTGGTATTTGATCTGAACAAAGAAATCCCTGCAACAGCAAAAACGATCGGACAGTTTAAGATCGGGGATAAAGGATTTACCACTGACTGCCAGTATCAGCGGGTCATTGAAAAAGCCCAGGAGAAAGCAAGAAAGGCCGGCGGTAATGCGATACAACTCACAGAGGTGAAAGAGCCGGATATCTGGAGCACCTGTTACCGGATCAAAGGCAATATTTTATCAATAGAGCACATCGACTCTTTACGCCAGGCTACGGCTGCAGCCGTACCGGAGCCTGTTGCCGGTTCTGACACGGCTACCTATGCCACTATTTATTTTTACCGGCCGAAAAGTTTCACAGGCGCGGCTATCGGATATAATATCAACCTGGATGATAGTGTGGTATGGCGGGCTGTGAACAATTCCCGTTATGAGGTACGGGTGTATAAGGAAGGAAAACAGAAAGTATGGGCCAAAACCGAAGCAAAGGCGATCATTCCGCTGAATATACAATTTGGAAAGACCTACTACATCAAATGCGCGATCGCTATGGGGGTATGGGTGGGACAACCCTCTCTTAATCTTATAGATCCTGAGCAGGGCAGGGATGAATATGAAAGGGTAAGGCCCAGAACCCCCAAATAA
- the hpt gene encoding hypoxanthine phosphoribosyltransferase, producing the protein MASITIHEKRFSVYLSDEVLQKRIRELAAAINADYAGKKVYFLAILNGSFMFAADFFKYLTIDSEICFIKLVSYKGLKSSGEVTTAIGLEEDLHGKNVVILEDIIDTGKTLHYFLPQLLHQQPSSLKIVALLHKQEMTKYEVPIDYTGFVIPNKFVVGYGLDYDGLGRNYKDIYQLADEE; encoded by the coding sequence ATGGCCTCAATCACCATACACGAAAAACGTTTTTCGGTTTATCTTTCGGACGAAGTGTTACAAAAACGCATCCGGGAACTGGCAGCTGCCATCAACGCGGACTATGCCGGCAAAAAGGTATACTTCCTGGCCATTCTCAATGGTTCCTTTATGTTCGCCGCCGATTTTTTCAAATACCTTACCATCGACAGTGAGATCTGTTTTATCAAGCTGGTTTCCTATAAGGGATTAAAATCCTCGGGCGAGGTTACCACAGCGATCGGACTGGAAGAAGACCTTCACGGAAAGAATGTAGTGATACTTGAAGATATTATCGACACCGGAAAAACCCTTCATTATTTTCTGCCACAACTTCTGCACCAGCAACCCAGCTCGCTGAAGATCGTTGCCCTGCTGCATAAGCAGGAAATGACCAAATACGAAGTGCCGATCGATTATACAGGTTTTGTCATCCCCAATAAATTTGTGGTAGGCTATGGTCTGGACTATGACGGACTGGGCCGGAACTATAAGGACATCTACCAGCTGGCGGATGAAGAATAA
- a CDS encoding glucosaminidase domain-containing protein: MMRKLFLATTLFITITAAAQQSEKVAAYIQQYRGIAIQEMQRTGVPAAIKLAQAILESNAGDGDLALRSNNHFGIKCKTGYTGPYVLHDDDRPQERFIKYEQPEASFRDHSDFLKGRDRYAFLFQLDPTDYKAWALGLKKAGYATNPKYPQLLIGLIERYNLEDYTLIAMGKKEMPQELKAAFAVAKEEEVVVKKAPRQYPQGDFLINQARVVFAKQGTAYEAIAAKYNIPLTRLFLYNDLQEDRQLQQDALVFLQLKRTESPKAFHEVEAGETLYNIAQEEGIRMESLLKYNNLTKFASPAIGSKLYLQDMSTAKSSVAQNTP, encoded by the coding sequence ATGATGCGAAAGTTATTTTTAGCAACCACCTTGTTTATAACAATTACTGCTGCCGCCCAACAATCCGAGAAAGTTGCGGCTTATATCCAACAATACCGGGGCATCGCCATACAGGAGATGCAGCGCACCGGGGTACCCGCCGCTATCAAACTGGCCCAGGCCATCCTGGAGTCCAATGCGGGTGACGGAGATCTGGCATTACGGTCTAACAACCATTTTGGCATTAAATGTAAAACCGGCTATACCGGCCCTTATGTATTGCATGATGACGACCGTCCGCAGGAACGCTTTATAAAGTATGAGCAGCCGGAAGCCTCCTTCCGCGATCATTCCGATTTTCTGAAGGGACGCGACCGGTATGCATTCCTGTTCCAGCTGGATCCCACCGACTATAAAGCCTGGGCATTGGGGTTAAAAAAAGCCGGCTATGCCACCAATCCCAAATACCCGCAGCTGCTGATCGGTCTCATCGAGCGTTATAATCTCGAAGACTATACCCTGATCGCAATGGGTAAAAAAGAAATGCCACAGGAGCTGAAAGCGGCATTTGCAGTGGCAAAAGAGGAAGAAGTGGTTGTAAAAAAAGCTCCCCGGCAATACCCGCAGGGCGATTTCCTGATCAACCAGGCCCGGGTGGTCTTTGCAAAACAGGGTACCGCCTATGAAGCAATAGCAGCAAAATACAACATTCCCCTGACGCGCCTTTTCCTGTATAACGACCTTCAGGAAGACCGGCAGTTGCAGCAGGACGCCCTGGTTTTTCTGCAGCTGAAAAGAACCGAAAGCCCAAAAGCTTTTCATGAAGTGGAAGCCGGGGAAACCCTTTACAATATTGCCCAGGAAGAAGGCATCCGGATGGAGTCGTTGTTAAAATACAATAACCTTACAAAATTTGCTTCGCCGGCAATAGGGTCTAAGCTATATTTGCAGGATATGAGCACCGCGAAAAGTTCCGTGGCTCAAAACACTCCTTAA
- a CDS encoding O-methyltransferase, which yields MELLPLELEQFAVNFSTTPDPLRQEVEAYTQKNHAEPHMLSGPVQGKLLEMISHMIRPRRILEIGTFTGYSGLSLAEGLTNDGELHTIEFRAETAAIADRFFRKSTCFSKIKLHVGNALDIIPSLNETWDLVFIDADKPGYMDYFKLVLPSVRKNGFILADNIFFHGQVFDENPKGKSAKAIKAFNDFVHQREDIDKLVLTIRDGLYLLRKL from the coding sequence ATGGAACTACTACCTCTTGAATTAGAGCAGTTTGCGGTTAATTTTTCCACAACTCCCGATCCGTTACGACAGGAGGTGGAGGCGTATACCCAAAAAAATCATGCGGAACCACACATGCTGAGCGGTCCGGTGCAGGGAAAATTGCTGGAAATGATCAGCCATATGATCCGCCCCCGACGGATCCTGGAAATCGGCACTTTTACCGGCTACAGTGGGTTGAGCCTTGCCGAGGGGCTAACAAACGACGGTGAGCTTCACACGATCGAGTTCAGAGCCGAAACAGCCGCGATTGCAGACCGTTTTTTCCGGAAATCAACCTGTTTTTCTAAAATAAAACTGCATGTGGGCAACGCGCTGGACATTATCCCGTCTTTAAATGAAACCTGGGACCTGGTCTTTATCGATGCCGATAAACCGGGTTATATGGATTATTTTAAGCTGGTATTGCCTTCTGTTCGGAAAAATGGTTTTATCTTAGCGGATAACATTTTTTTCCACGGACAGGTTTTTGACGAAAATCCAAAGGGGAAAAGTGCAAAAGCCATCAAGGCATTTAACGATTTTGTTCACCAAAGGGAGGATATCGATAAACTGGTTCTGACCATCAGAGACGGGCTTTATTTATTGCGTAAATTGTAA
- a CDS encoding sodium:solute symporter — translation MSAGFLFSIVIAYFILLLAVAWKTSKNSNNESFFIGNRNSNWMLVAFGMIGTSLSGVTFVSVPGAVGKDAFGYMQVVLGYMIGYLLIAYVLLPLYYRLQLTSIYGYLKTRMGMLSYKTGAWFFILSRLVGATARLYLVVHILQITILDSFGIPFWVSTLIILVMIILYTFEGGVKTIVWTDTLQTTCMLLGLIICTIYLLNHMNMGVGESLEAMRNNGLSQIFKTDPSKNDFFIKQILAGAFITLSMTGIDQEMMQKSISVTNLKDSQKNMISLAFIMVVVIGLFLYLGGLLHLFAAQENLTAKGDALFPDVAVNHMPPYISIIFIVALISALFPSADGAMTALTSSFCIDIAGLQRRKDMNEAQKKRFRQKVHLLVAFSFLLLVLMFYWINDNSMIGIILKLAGYTYGPLLGLFAFGIFTKRRPQDRLVPYVCFIAPIICFFIDRYQQELFGDFKIGLELIIINATLTFIGLLIISKPVSDLSQLEQDSVH, via the coding sequence ATGTCTGCAGGTTTCTTATTCTCAATTGTTATCGCCTACTTTATACTACTGCTGGCTGTAGCCTGGAAAACCAGCAAAAACAGCAATAACGAATCCTTCTTTATCGGTAACCGCAACAGCAACTGGATGCTGGTAGCCTTTGGAATGATCGGCACCTCGCTGAGTGGTGTTACCTTTGTAAGTGTACCCGGTGCTGTAGGCAAGGATGCTTTTGGTTATATGCAGGTGGTACTGGGTTATATGATCGGATACCTGCTGATCGCTTATGTATTGCTTCCTTTGTATTACCGGCTGCAGCTTACTTCTATTTATGGTTATTTAAAAACGCGGATGGGCATGCTGTCCTATAAGACCGGTGCCTGGTTTTTTATCCTGTCCCGTCTGGTTGGCGCCACTGCAAGACTTTACCTCGTGGTGCATATATTACAGATTACCATCCTCGATAGTTTTGGCATCCCCTTCTGGGTTTCTACACTTATTATCCTTGTAATGATCATTCTGTACACTTTTGAAGGCGGTGTGAAAACCATCGTGTGGACCGATACCCTGCAAACCACCTGTATGCTGCTGGGATTGATCATCTGCACCATTTACCTGCTGAACCATATGAATATGGGGGTGGGCGAAAGCCTGGAAGCCATGCGTAACAACGGACTTTCACAGATATTCAAGACCGACCCTTCCAAAAATGATTTCTTTATCAAACAGATCCTAGCAGGTGCTTTTATCACACTTAGCATGACCGGTATCGACCAGGAAATGATGCAGAAAAGTATTTCGGTGACCAACCTGAAAGATTCCCAGAAGAACATGATATCACTGGCGTTTATCATGGTGGTGGTGATCGGGCTTTTCCTGTACCTGGGCGGACTGCTGCACCTGTTTGCTGCACAGGAAAATCTTACCGCGAAAGGAGATGCTTTGTTCCCGGATGTGGCGGTCAACCACATGCCGCCCTATATTTCCATTATTTTTATTGTGGCGCTGATCTCGGCCCTGTTTCCCAGTGCTGACGGCGCCATGACGGCCCTGACCTCTTCTTTTTGTATCGATATAGCAGGATTACAGCGGCGTAAAGACATGAACGAGGCACAAAAGAAACGGTTCCGTCAGAAAGTACACTTGCTGGTGGCCTTCTCTTTCCTGCTGTTGGTACTGATGTTTTACTGGATCAATGACAACAGCATGATCGGAATTATCCTGAAACTGGCCGGATACACCTATGGCCCGCTGCTGGGACTTTTCGCCTTCGGAATTTTTACCAAACGCCGCCCGCAGGACCGCCTGGTGCCTTATGTATGCTTTATCGCTCCCATCATCTGTTTCTTTATCGACCGGTATCAGCAGGAACTTTTCGGTGATTTTAAAATCGGGCTGGAACTGATAATAATTAATGCGACACTGACGTTTATAGGACTGTTGATCATCTCGAAGCCTGTTTCTGACCTCTCACAGCTGGAGCAGGATTCGGTTCATTAA
- a CDS encoding TIGR00730 family Rossman fold protein, translating into MTIKSVAVFCGSKEGRDPLFTTHTAELGAIMAARSITLVYGGGNVGLMGTIANAVLAGGGTAIGVIPQLLADRERSHKGLTQLEIVPDMHIRKRRMYELCDAAVILPGGYGTLDEFFEMITWNNLAIHDKTIFVLNTNDYYTHLLMHIRKMYEEGFLYEDPWEKIRVLSSPQELERYL; encoded by the coding sequence ATGACCATAAAATCAGTTGCGGTTTTTTGCGGGTCAAAAGAAGGACGGGATCCACTGTTTACAACACATACAGCGGAATTGGGGGCCATCATGGCGGCACGCAGTATAACGCTTGTTTACGGAGGCGGAAACGTGGGGTTAATGGGTACGATCGCCAACGCGGTACTGGCCGGAGGGGGAACTGCTATCGGCGTGATCCCGCAGTTGCTGGCCGACCGCGAACGGTCGCACAAGGGACTGACCCAGCTGGAGATCGTGCCCGACATGCATATCCGCAAACGGCGAATGTATGAGCTCTGTGATGCTGCTGTGATCCTGCCCGGTGGCTATGGCACTCTTGATGAATTTTTCGAGATGATCACCTGGAATAACCTGGCCATTCACGATAAAACCATTTTTGTACTGAATACCAATGATTACTATACACACCTGTTGATGCATATCCGGAAAATGTATGAAGAAGGCTTCCTGTACGAGGACCCCTGGGAGAAGATCCGGGTGCTTTCCTCCCCACAGGAATTGGAAAGATATCTTTGA
- a CDS encoding geranylgeranylglyceryl/heptaprenylglyceryl phosphate synthase: MKMNIYSGLVEKKLNARKSFAVLLDPDSVDPSSLNSLVNLSEKAGVDYFFVGGSLVLSTHLDEVILKIKELTDIPVVLFPGSPSQVSKYADALLYLSLISGRNPELLIGQHVVSAPVVKKSGLEVIPTGYIVVDGGAPTTVSYISNAAPVPSDKNDIALCTAMAGEMLGMKLIYMDAGSGARMPITESMIRAVAQSIEVPLIVGGGISDPEKAYRNCKAGADVIVVGNAIEKAPSLITEISNAVHSVKKETV, translated from the coding sequence ATGAAGATGAATATTTATAGCGGCTTGGTGGAAAAGAAATTGAATGCCCGGAAATCCTTTGCGGTATTGCTCGACCCCGATTCAGTTGACCCTTCTTCATTAAACAGCCTGGTAAACCTTTCAGAAAAAGCCGGGGTGGATTATTTTTTTGTAGGAGGAAGCCTGGTTCTTTCCACACATCTGGACGAAGTGATCCTGAAAATCAAAGAACTTACGGATATACCGGTGGTATTATTTCCCGGAAGCCCTTCGCAGGTAAGCAAGTACGCAGATGCCCTTTTATACCTTTCCCTGATCTCCGGGAGGAACCCGGAATTGCTCATCGGTCAGCATGTGGTTTCAGCTCCTGTTGTAAAAAAGAGCGGACTGGAAGTGATCCCGACCGGTTATATCGTGGTGGACGGAGGAGCTCCCACAACGGTTTCCTATATCAGCAATGCGGCGCCGGTACCTTCCGATAAGAATGATATTGCGCTTTGCACAGCCATGGCCGGTGAAATGCTGGGTATGAAACTGATCTACATGGATGCCGGAAGCGGCGCCCGGATGCCGATAACGGAATCCATGATCCGGGCAGTGGCACAGAGCATTGAAGTTCCCCTGATTGTGGGTGGCGGGATCTCGGATCCTGAAAAAGCGTACCGGAACTGCAAAGCAGGCGCCGATGTGATCGTTGTGGGCAATGCCATTGAAAAAGCACCCTCCCTGATCACCGAGATCAGCAACGCCGTTCATTCTGTAAAGAAAGAAACGGTTTAG
- a CDS encoding LytR/AlgR family response regulator transcription factor yields MRTIIIDDERLARAELKKLLHDFPEIRVIDEAGNAEEGMRKINSQQPDLIFLDIQMPGKSGFEMLEELEYTPLVIFTTAYDEYALKAFEVNALDYLLKPIDSKRLEDAVKKLNIPDYEESEAASFTNHEVLNENSQVFVKDGDRCWFVKLSDIRLFESVGNYAKVFFGPNKPLILKSLNALEERLDPKSFFRANRKHIINLRMIEKIEPYFNNGLLIELKDGEKIEVSRRQAVKFKEMMSL; encoded by the coding sequence ATGCGTACGATAATCATTGATGACGAACGGCTGGCCCGTGCAGAACTAAAGAAACTGCTTCATGATTTCCCCGAGATCCGGGTGATTGATGAAGCAGGCAATGCAGAAGAAGGAATGCGTAAGATCAACTCGCAGCAACCCGACCTGATCTTCCTGGATATACAGATGCCGGGCAAGTCAGGATTTGAAATGCTGGAGGAACTGGAATATACACCCCTGGTCATTTTCACCACGGCTTACGACGAATATGCGCTGAAGGCTTTTGAGGTTAATGCGCTGGATTACCTTTTAAAACCCATCGATTCGAAGCGACTGGAAGATGCCGTCAAAAAGCTCAACATACCGGATTATGAAGAAAGTGAAGCGGCTTCTTTCACCAATCATGAAGTGCTGAATGAAAACAGCCAGGTATTTGTAAAGGACGGCGATCGCTGCTGGTTTGTAAAACTGAGTGATATCCGCCTGTTTGAAAGTGTGGGGAATTATGCAAAAGTGTTTTTTGGACCTAACAAACCGCTGATCCTTAAATCGCTGAATGCGCTTGAAGAACGGCTGGATCCCAAGTCTTTTTTCAGGGCCAACCGCAAACACATCATCAATCTGAGGATGATCGAAAAAATTGAGCCCTATTTTAATAACGGGCTGCTGATCGAGCTAAAGGATGGCGAAAAGATCGAAGTCAGCCGGCGGCAGGCTGTAAAATTTAAAGAGATGATGAGTCTTTGA
- a CDS encoding sensor histidine kinase, which translates to MFSGKKHYWWFQLIGWGGLFLIHLFFAWFYGKFDTPEDRALFFMRAVSFVIIGVILTHFMRLFIIRLHLLKHNWGIQLLNFILLSIITASICGIIEQQVYKQFELFTQREIEVLKRRGIWLVSFNNMISWFIYIFIWNAIYIIYHYAREYQQQQIDTLQLKSLVRELELKTIKSNINPHFIFNALNSIRALVDENPGRAREAITELSNILRSSITMHKTESVSLKNELDIIEDYLALEQVRFEDRLTVRYDIDSRTLEQQIPPMMLQTLVENAIKHGISRELQGGLVSIAARLKNNFIELCVRNTGTFTGEKEDSGFGLSSIRDRLKLLYPGRSGFQIHQLTPGTVEAKIELPV; encoded by the coding sequence ATGTTTTCAGGTAAAAAGCATTACTGGTGGTTTCAACTCATTGGATGGGGCGGGCTCTTTCTCATCCACCTGTTCTTTGCCTGGTTCTATGGAAAATTCGATACTCCCGAAGACCGTGCATTATTTTTCATGCGGGCCGTGAGTTTTGTGATCATCGGGGTGATCCTGACCCATTTTATGCGGCTGTTCATTATCCGGCTGCACCTGCTGAAGCACAACTGGGGCATCCAGCTCCTCAATTTTATCTTGCTTTCCATCATAACGGCGTCCATCTGCGGGATCATCGAACAACAGGTATACAAACAGTTTGAACTATTCACCCAGCGGGAGATCGAGGTATTAAAGCGGCGCGGTATCTGGCTGGTTTCGTTCAATAATATGATCTCCTGGTTCATCTATATTTTTATCTGGAATGCGATCTATATCATTTATCATTATGCGCGTGAATACCAGCAGCAGCAGATCGATACGCTCCAGTTAAAATCACTGGTGCGGGAGCTGGAGCTGAAGACCATTAAATCCAATATCAATCCTCATTTTATCTTTAATGCGCTCAACAGCATCCGGGCCCTGGTAGATGAAAATCCAGGCCGGGCACGTGAGGCCATTACCGAACTGAGCAATATCCTGCGTAGCAGCATCACCATGCATAAAACAGAATCGGTGAGCCTGAAGAACGAACTGGATATCATTGAAGATTACCTGGCCCTGGAGCAGGTCCGTTTTGAAGACCGGCTGACCGTACGGTATGATATCGACAGCCGGACGCTGGAACAGCAGATCCCTCCGATGATGCTGCAAACCCTGGTGGAGAACGCGATCAAACACGGCATCAGCAGGGAATTACAGGGAGGGCTGGTATCAATAGCGGCACGGCTCAAAAATAATTTTATTGAACTTTGCGTCCGGAACACCGGCACATTTACAGGAGAAAAAGAGGATTCCGGATTCGGGCTGAGCAGCATCCGCGACCGGCTGAAGCTGTTGTACCCGGGCAGAAGCGGTTTTCAGATCCACCAGCTGACCCCCGGTACCGTTGAAGCAAAAATAGAGTTGCCGGTATAA